One Candidatus Zixiibacteriota bacterium genomic region harbors:
- a CDS encoding ribonuclease III: protein GAIYLDGGIGPAEDFVRKFVVSRISEVQNNRAIRNFKGELLEITQGASAGTPRYDVISESGPDHDKTFTVVVHGFGVELARGSGHSKKEAEQVAAGRAQQEARILARKRRPKQTGQEEM, encoded by the coding sequence TGGCGCCATCTATCTTGATGGCGGCATCGGACCGGCCGAGGACTTCGTAAGAAAATTCGTAGTATCGCGTATCTCGGAAGTGCAGAACAACAGAGCGATCAGGAATTTCAAGGGAGAATTGCTGGAGATCACTCAGGGTGCCTCTGCCGGGACGCCGCGGTACGACGTAATAAGTGAATCTGGACCGGACCATGACAAGACTTTCACAGTAGTCGTGCATGGGTTCGGGGTGGAGCTTGCAAGAGGGTCCGGACATTCCAAGAAAGAGGCCGAGCAGGTTGCCGCGGGAAGAGCCCAACAGGAAGCGAGAATACTTGCACGGAAACGACGACCGAAACAGACAGGTCAGGAGGAAATGTGA
- a CDS encoding electron transfer flavoprotein subunit beta/FixA family protein, whose product MNIIVCVKQVPEIALIKVDDSSGTVSYPQGPGIINPFDTYALEEALRIKEKDGGKITAMSVGGKESEVALKEALALGVDEAICLDDAAFAGSDGQALGYILAKAIEKVGDYNLVLCGKQAIDSDNAMVAPAIAENLGLAQAMFVKKIENYDADKIVVNRTTEDGYDTCELTMPSVLSLVKEINEPRLPSLKGKMKAKKATIPHWTAADIGADTAMVGASSASKVDNAKNPPPRPEGEMITGESPQEIAEKLFQRLRENQVI is encoded by the coding sequence GTGAACATCATAGTATGCGTCAAACAGGTGCCTGAAATTGCCTTGATCAAAGTCGACGATTCCTCCGGAACCGTTAGCTATCCCCAGGGCCCGGGAATCATCAATCCGTTCGATACGTACGCTCTCGAAGAGGCTCTGCGAATTAAGGAGAAGGATGGGGGGAAGATCACAGCGATGTCGGTCGGCGGTAAGGAGAGCGAGGTCGCTCTGAAAGAGGCACTGGCTCTTGGTGTCGATGAAGCGATTTGTCTGGATGATGCTGCTTTTGCCGGTTCCGACGGGCAAGCCCTCGGATATATTCTCGCAAAAGCTATCGAGAAGGTCGGCGATTATAATCTCGTGCTCTGCGGCAAGCAGGCTATCGATTCCGACAATGCGATGGTTGCGCCCGCAATCGCAGAGAACCTCGGCCTTGCTCAGGCGATGTTCGTGAAGAAGATTGAGAACTACGATGCAGACAAGATCGTTGTCAATCGCACAACGGAAGATGGCTACGATACTTGCGAACTGACGATGCCGTCGGTTCTGTCGCTGGTCAAAGAGATCAATGAGCCGCGATTGCCGTCGCTCAAAGGAAAGATGAAGGCAAAGAAAGCAACAATACCGCACTGGACCGCCGCTGATATAGGTGCTGATACCGCAATGGTTGGTGCATCATCGGCAAGCAAAGTAGACAACGCAAAGAATCCGCCTCCACGTCCGGAAGGGGAGATGATTACGGGGGAAAGCCCGCAGGAAATTGCCGAGAAGCTTTTCCAGAGACTGAGAGAGAATCAAGTAATATAG